The following is a genomic window from Dethiosulfovibrio salsuginis.
TTTGGAGGTCTTTCCGCTCTTTTGACGATGATAAACTCCTGTGCTACCGGCGTTACTGTGGTAAATATAGATAACGGCCTGGGAGCAGGTTATACCGCGGCCATGATAGCGAGGCAGAGTGTATGATCAAGGTCGCCGAGAATCTGGTATCGGCCTACTTTCCTCCCGATATCATCTCCAAAATATCCAGGTGTAAATCGGTAGCTGTCTCCTTCTCCGGAGGGGTGGACAGTTCGGTGGTGCTGATCTCGATGATCTCTATCTTAGGGGCCTCAAAGGTCAGAGCCTACACCTTTCGCTCCTCTTTGCATCTAAAACAGGAGTTGGAAAGAGGGATGGAGCTTTGCTCCGACCTTGGCGTCAGACAGATCGTAATTCCCGGTCCAGAGCAGGAGGATATCAGGGTTATGGAGAATCACCTCGATAGATGTGCTGTGTGTAAGAGACTGAGGCTAGAGCACCTGATAGGCGTCTGTGGCGACGATTCGGTCCTCGTGGATGGGACAAATTACGACGATCTGAAAGACCCCACTCGGCTAGGAAATAGGGTTATATCGGAACTAGGCATATTCAGTCCTCTGGCGGAGGCGAAAATGACCAAGGCGATGGTCAGGGAAATGGCAAAAAAACAGGGCTTACCCTGGTGGAACGAGTCGGCGACCGCCTGTCTGGCGACCAGATTTCCCAGAGGGGAGAGGCTTGACTCGTTTGAGATGGACAGGGTCGCCTGGGCTGAGATAGCTTTAAAGGACAACGGTTTTGATGTCAGATTGAGGGCCCTGAAAGGTGGAGTTATCTGTATGGAATTTCCTCCCCAAAAAGAGGAGATCCTGACACTTCCCTCAGGGGCTTTGCTGGAAATCCTGAAACCCTTCGGTTTTCATCGGATAATGGTCGATCTTGAGGGATATAAAGTCGGTCGTATCTGGCCTTAGTGTATAATTGACGGGAGATCTTAGTTTAGAGAAAGGGGAGAGTGACCATGTATCAGGTAGTTTTGCTTCGTCACGGTGAGAGCGTATGGAACAAAGAGAACAGGTTTACCGGCTGGACCGACGTCCCTTTGTCCGATGAAGGGGTTAAAGAGGCTCACAGGGCGGGAAATCTTCTGTCCGGAGAGGGATACACTTTCGACATCGCCTACACCTCGACCTTGAAAAGGGCTATAAAGACTTTATGGATAGTCCTGGAGGAAATGGATCTGATGTGGCTGCCGGTGTACAGGTCCTGGAGGCTTAACGAGAGACATTACGGAGCCCTCCAGGGTTACAACAAGGCGGAAATGGCGGCGGAAAGAGGAGAGGAACAGGTAAACCTCTGGAGACGGAGTTACGATGTTCCTCCTCCTGAGCTGGATGAGGACGACCCCCGTTATCCAGGTCTTGATCCCCGTTATTCCTCTTTGGATAAGGAGGATGTCCCTAAGTCGGAGTGCCTTAAGGACACCGTGGACCGTTTTCTTCCCTACTGGAACGAGACCATAGTCCCCGCTATAAAATCAGGCCAGAAGGTTATAGTAGTAGCCCACGGCAACAGCCTAAGGGCGTTGGTCAAATACCTCGACGGTATTTCAGACGAGGATATCGTCGGGCTGAACATCCCTACCGGTATCCCGCTGGTTTATGAGCTGGACGAGGATATGAAGCCGATTTTCCACTATTACCTCGGCGACGCCCAGGCGGTAGAGCGGGCTCAGAAGGTGGTAGCCGATCAGGGAAAGGCTAATTAGAGGTAATAAAGTGCTTTTCCTTAATCGCAAAATCCTGATAGCCCTTTTCCTTTTACTCTGGATGGTTTCTCCCTCTTTTGCTGTGACCTATCCCTCTGGGCTGGTCAGAGATGGGGCCTTTGTACAGCTGTACTGTTTCGACGAACAGAGCCGTCCAATTGTGATGGAGACGATAAAGTCCTATCTAGATGCCCTGGACGATAGGCTGAGCTCCCAGAGGCAGAGTAACTACGCAGCCTATTTTAGCCGGTCCTCTCTGGACTACGGTGTCGACCCCTTCATGCTGGTCGCTGTGGCAATTCAGAGATCAGCACTGGATTGGACGTACAACACCGGCGGTCGATACGGGCTTATGGCGATTGATTGGGACGCTAACAAACGGTGGATCACCCAGGATCACCCTAGGGTCACATCCAGAAGAATTCTCTGTAAACCCGTCATAAACGTCAGGGTGGGGGCGGATCTCATGTCGAGAGAGCTCCGAAAGTCGGCTATGGACTACGGAAAGATGATCGATGGATCTTACTCTATGGGGCCTGGAGCTACGGAGGCTATCCGGGAGCACTATAGAAATATGGCCAGGGTCTTTCGGGTATCGATAGAAAAAGGGAGGTCTTAGCCTCCCCTTTTTTATCGATATTTGAGGTTAGCTTGTCGGGATTACCAGAACTGGGCAGGCGGTTCTGTCCACCAACGCCTCGGCGGTATTCCCAAGGATAAGTTGCCATATGTCGGTTTTTATAGGTAACCCTATGACCAGAAGAGAGGTGTTCAACTCTCTCACTAGCTTAGGTAACTCCTCCTCCGTCTGACCTCCCACTAATTTAGAGTGGGCCTCCCCGTTCCAGGACTCCACCTCCTGCCGCGCCATCTCCATGGCCTCCGACGCTTGGTTGAAGAGCAGATGGGCAGATGATGGGTCCGCCATCGGTACGCCGTGTATCAGAGTAATCGGTGGTTTACGGTTGTTTTTCTCAAGGAGGTCTCGAAGTGCCATTATCACCTGATTGCTTCTTTCCTGTTCCAGGTTGGTCGCCACAACTACGCTGTTTAAGAGGTTCCCTGGAATAACAGGAGGAGCTTCCCATCTGAGTATCAGCTGGGGGATAGCTAGAGACTGGACTATAGGTAGGACCGACGACCTAGGAGATGTGGCCACTACCGCGATGGAACAGCCCTCCCTCTGGGCGATTGAAGGAAGGACCTCTCCGTAGGATCCTGCTTCGACAAAAGCCTTATAGGCCGTTTCCGGTGGAATGTTAGCCTCGCAAAATTCATCCAGAGCTATCTGGATCTGGCTGACAAGCTCAGGTACGTCGGTTCCTACCGAAACCCCTACCCTATGGGCCACTACCATCTCCCCTGAGGGGTCGGAAAGATTGGTTGCTACCCATTTTAAATCTCTTCCTGATCTCTCCGAAAGGTCTGTGGGGTAAAATATGCGTTTAAACATGGTGGGATCGCTCCTTTCCTGCCCTTAGGGGCTCTTGAGTCTATCATATCGGAAAGAACGGACTTTTCCAATAGGAGCACAGATCAGGTCTAACAAAGTGACAGGAGGTTTTTCTATGAACCAGGACAGACAATGGAACCTTTTGCGAAAGGCTACGGTGATGTTTCAGTCTATTCCCCATCGAGGAGCCGTTTTTATCGGAGGACTTATGGGGCTTTTGCTGTGGGGAGTCAGTAAAGAAAGGGTCGATAAGGCAGAGGCCAGGTGCGTCAGGGCCCTGGGAATCGGCCCTACTTTGGCGCGGGATATCGTCAGAAAATCGTACGTAAACCACGGTCGCTGTGTGGCTGAATTTATCAGGCTGCCGATAATGAAGGAGAAGTTGTCCTCCATGGTATCCATCCATGGCGAGCATCACCTCCGGAACGCCTTTCTGAGAGGTAAAGGGGTTATCCTCCTATCAGGCCATATAGGTAACTGGGAGATAGGGGCAGCTGCGTTGGCTATGAAAGGTTACCCCATGAACGCTATCGGTGCGGATCAGAGGGACTCTAGGGTGACCGATATGATAACCTCTATAAGGGGAGCCTGTTCGGTGAAAGGGATCGGCAAGGGCTTTAACCTTAAAGCCGCTTTGAGTTGCCTTCGATCGGGGGAGATCCTATGTATCCTACTGGATCAGGACGCTAAATCAAACGGCTTGGTGCTCCCCTTCTTAGGTTTACCTGCGAGCACTCCCTATGGACCTGTTAAAATAGCGTCCAAGCTAGGAGCGGCGGTAGTCCCCGTCTTTTCGATCAGGCGGGGAGGTGGAGATAAATTTGATCTTCACTTTCTGCCCCCTCTTGAGATGCCTTCCTCCATCGCCTCGGAAATAGACGTTGAAAGGTCGACCTCTATATGTAACGATGTTATCAGCTCTTGGATCAGGAAGCACCCCGACCAGTGGATGTGGCTTTACCCAAGGTGGTCCAGCACCTTAGGAGACCGATAGCGGTGTACTTAGGTCTGGACCCAGGCATTCAGAAGTTCGGATGGGCCTTCTTGATCGAGGAAAACCTGCTGTGCTCCGGTATATCAAAGACCACCTGTATAGGTCTTTTTATGGAGAAGGTGAAGAAATCTCACTGGGGATATCTTGACGATTCCGTTCTAGAGGGTAAACTGGAATCGTTAGCAGGTAAAACGGTGGATCAGGTTTTTTTGGGCAACGGAACTGGGGGCAATCTATTTCGGAGCTCCCTTTCAGAGGATTTTCCAGAGGTTGTGGTCGTAGATGAGAGAAACTCGACTTTAGACGCCAGATC
Proteins encoded in this region:
- a CDS encoding adenine nucleotide alpha-hydrolase family protein, with translation MIKVAENLVSAYFPPDIISKISRCKSVAVSFSGGVDSSVVLISMISILGASKVRAYTFRSSLHLKQELERGMELCSDLGVRQIVIPGPEQEDIRVMENHLDRCAVCKRLRLEHLIGVCGDDSVLVDGTNYDDLKDPTRLGNRVISELGIFSPLAEAKMTKAMVREMAKKQGLPWWNESATACLATRFPRGERLDSFEMDRVAWAEIALKDNGFDVRLRALKGGVICMEFPPQKEEILTLPSGALLEILKPFGFHRIMVDLEGYKVGRIWP
- the gpmA gene encoding 2,3-diphosphoglycerate-dependent phosphoglycerate mutase; amino-acid sequence: MYQVVLLRHGESVWNKENRFTGWTDVPLSDEGVKEAHRAGNLLSGEGYTFDIAYTSTLKRAIKTLWIVLEEMDLMWLPVYRSWRLNERHYGALQGYNKAEMAAERGEEQVNLWRRSYDVPPPELDEDDPRYPGLDPRYSSLDKEDVPKSECLKDTVDRFLPYWNETIVPAIKSGQKVIVVAHGNSLRALVKYLDGISDEDIVGLNIPTGIPLVYELDEDMKPIFHYYLGDAQAVERAQKVVADQGKAN
- a CDS encoding transglycosylase SLT domain-containing protein — protein: MLFLNRKILIALFLLLWMVSPSFAVTYPSGLVRDGAFVQLYCFDEQSRPIVMETIKSYLDALDDRLSSQRQSNYAAYFSRSSLDYGVDPFMLVAVAIQRSALDWTYNTGGRYGLMAIDWDANKRWITQDHPRVTSRRILCKPVINVRVGADLMSRELRKSAMDYGKMIDGSYSMGPGATEAIREHYRNMARVFRVSIEKGRS
- a CDS encoding universal stress protein gives rise to the protein MFKRIFYPTDLSERSGRDLKWVATNLSDPSGEMVVAHRVGVSVGTDVPELVSQIQIALDEFCEANIPPETAYKAFVEAGSYGEVLPSIAQREGCSIAVVATSPRSSVLPIVQSLAIPQLILRWEAPPVIPGNLLNSVVVATNLEQERSNQVIMALRDLLEKNNRKPPITLIHGVPMADPSSAHLLFNQASEAMEMARQEVESWNGEAHSKLVGGQTEEELPKLVRELNTSLLVIGLPIKTDIWQLILGNTAEALVDRTACPVLVIPTS
- a CDS encoding lysophospholipid acyltransferase family protein — encoded protein: MNQDRQWNLLRKATVMFQSIPHRGAVFIGGLMGLLLWGVSKERVDKAEARCVRALGIGPTLARDIVRKSYVNHGRCVAEFIRLPIMKEKLSSMVSIHGEHHLRNAFLRGKGVILLSGHIGNWEIGAAALAMKGYPMNAIGADQRDSRVTDMITSIRGACSVKGIGKGFNLKAALSCLRSGEILCILLDQDAKSNGLVLPFLGLPASTPYGPVKIASKLGAAVVPVFSIRRGGGDKFDLHFLPPLEMPSSIASEIDVERSTSICNDVISSWIRKHPDQWMWLYPRWSSTLGDR